The Candidatus Liberibacter solanacearum CLso-ZC1 genomic interval GAATAGCAAGCGGCTGTTGCAAATTCATAGAGTTATTTTGTGGACTAGGCATAAAGTTTTGTAGACGCTGTGTAAGAAGATTGGAGAATAAAATATGATTGGCATTTCGTCGATTATAAAGATCTTGGGCGACAGGACTTAATTCATAACTACGAGAATAGCGGGGAATAGATAATTCTTGACCGCTAAAAGGATCAATCATTTTATCTACACCCTCTTGTGTATATCGTAAGATACCATCTGGCGTAATCTCATTCATATTTGCTCTACTCGAATTGAATAAAGAATTATTAATATTTTCAGATAATTGCATAGAAGCAACAGCTTTTGGATCTGGAGAAAGGAAAGATTGTTGTTTGCCCATGTAGACACCTCATGATTGTAAAATTACCAAAATAACCGCGAATATTGTGAATATTTTCTATTTTTAAATATGAAAAATAACCCATTAGAAAAGAGAAAAACTTTATAATGGAGTGTCATTCGTTGATAATACTATGATGATTTGTGATTAAATAATGGATCAACAAAAGATTGTTTCTGAATCAATGTATTTTGAAGATCATGTTGTAATATAGATATTTTTTGTATTATATTGGTGGTTTTCAAAAAAAAATAAAGCTATCGACTTTTGTAGACAAAAAATCATTGATTAATTCTATTTTTAGCCCAATTTTCATAGGTGATAACATAAATATTTTCAGCTTCATGTTCTCCTCGCAAACGTGGAATACGATAGCGAATAGCCCCTAAACAAGTGAGCATACGATGTTGCGGATAATCTTCATCTGGCACACGATGGATAACAGCTTGACATTTTAACTCATTCCAAGGATAGCCATAGATTTCCCGCAGTGTTTCTCGAGTAAGCCATCGTTTACAATCAGATGCTCCGGATAATTCTATCACATGAGATTGCGGACAATAATTATGATATATAACTCCAGCCATCAGGATGTTGTTTTTAAGGAATCCAATACTAACAAATCGATCCCAACCTCTAGATCCATGCTGAATACGTTGTGCAACAAAATCCGCAATAGCCTGATTAATTGCGGGTGTTTTTGTTCCCCCCCAAATAATTTCCATTGTATTATATCCTTATTCAACTAAAAGTTTTGAATTATTGATTTGAATATCATTGATAAATTTTCCAGAAGAAACGATGACACAACCTACTGCTAAAAAATTGCCATACGCGACAACATTTTGAGAAAAATTGAATAATTTCTTTTTTCTTATAAAAAAATTATCTGTCCATTGGCTCTCATCCCATATAGAATTATCCCATAATCCACTATTAATAGGATTGGCATTAACAGTTTCTTTGAAAAAATCAGGATAGCTTTTATCGTAATCAGAACGAGAAAATAATTTGAGATATGGGCGTTGATATGCTTGAAGAGATATATGGGCTTGGCAAGCTTTTCTTTTTACACCTAAATAAGAATAAGACTCCCGAAAAGGAGAAAGATAAATAGCCTGAAAAGGACGATTATCATCTGATCCCGAGATATCTCCTTGCCAAAAACTCCCTTCATAATCTCCGAAAAAGAGATTATCATTTGCAATCACATACGATTGAGTAAACCAATTATGCAAACTTGCCCAGTAATTATTATTATCAACATTCATGACCAATGTTTTGCTCGAAAGAAGAGAATGTTGCGGACAACTAACCAATAACATATTGCGTTTTTCCCAAAGGGTCAAAGACCATCCTGTCGGTACTTCCATGATTGCTTGGTTCCATTCTTCTTGAATAGCCGACGATAAAGGAAGGTTTGCTCCTTCTCCCTGTAAAAGAATATTTTTCATAGAAATCAAACCATTGGTGGTTGCAATCCATACATCATTTTTAACAAAGATAATGGCTTTTTTCCCTAATGGACGCCCAATATGATAAATAGCTTTAAGGGCAAAAGAATCAATACTATCAGGATTATCTCCACCATAAACAGCCACTTCGCCCAGAGTAGACAAGAAGACACATAGGGTAGACAATCCATCACCACTTTCTGTCGACCATGAAAACCCTGCAAACAATGATCCCCCTGCTTGCATGACTCCCCCAAGTGGAAAAACTTTAGCAACTCCTCCTAAAGATCTAACGGGAAGATACCAAGCATCCATGCTATCTGCTGCGATATACCATTGACGATTTTTAAAAAGCCATCCATATGAAAAATATATGGGATTGATGTCGCTATGACCCTCACAGACTATGGGAGGATAATCGGATTTCCAATCATTTCCATCATAAATCTGACGTTCATCTTGACCATTTAATGCAATTAAAAAAGTTTTTTCTGGCGTTGTATAATGAAATGTAGACCAATCACCAGATTGCATTCCAGATAAACATCTTATTGCAGGTTGCATTAAAGAAGCATTGGTGACATCATAAATTTCCCGATGATTGGCAAGAAATATTCTCTGTTGAGAACTACTACAATAAGAGAATGCGGAAATAATATTGCTACGATGATTGAGGGTACATATTCTTCGACACCCTCCTCGAATACTTGGACCATTTGAAGTAGGCCAAAAATTACGCAAAACACACGATATATTGTCTTCTAATTGTTGTGTTCCAACAGGAAAATGTAAAAAATTATGTTGTTCTCGAGAGAAGAAAGATGATTGTTCTGTTCCGATATTTTTTTGATTATGATATCGATTCTTCATTAAATAAGACATTTTATCCTCCAAGGAAAAGGATCTTTTCCGCGATAACAGCAGAATCAAATTCTCGCAAATAATCATCAAAACTCAATCCTTGGGCACGACGCCAACGCCAAATGATGTCTTTGATTAAAAGATATCTGGGAAATATCGTACTATCATCGTCTGCTGTGATGATTTGCTTTGGATTTTGTTGACTTCCGATCACCCAATTTTTAGAAAAATATCGAAAAGTCGCAGGAGGAGAAGGAGAGAGATGCAAAATACGATTATCAATCCAATACCAAGGATCCTGAGAAGTTTTTTTAACGATTTCCCAATCAACAGAATGAATCACCGGTCGAGCCAAAGAATGATCTGGCATAATCACTGCCCCACTAGGAAGTGGTCGATGAAAATCTTGCGGAAGATGAAATGGCAGACTATTAATTGTTACTGTCCGCAATAACTCTGGCCAATCAATGCGCAAACTAATTTCCTCACCGGATTGCTACAACAAAGATATAAGTAATACCGCATTTTCATCTTGATTTTCATAAATTTTTTCGAATCGTGATAAGCCAACTAAATCACAAATAGTATTTAATAATGTAAGTACACTCATGGCGTCAATTTACCACGATTCAAAGAGGTATCTGCCCAACGTGAACGAATATCATTCTTTTGTAATCTTTTAATAGATTCTTGAAATAAAGCACCAGCAGTCGAAGCTTTGTCTATTTTTTGTTCCCATAAGGCTACTTCTTCTATCAAACCATAAAGATAAAGATCAGGAGATCTTTGAAGTAACCAATTGATAGGATTATTATCTGTCAGAGGTGGAATGCATGCATAATAATAAAGCACTACATCTTCTGAAGATGGGGGCGAAACACAAATTGAATCAGCCGTAATGATATATCCTTTGTTTTTTTGCAACGAAATACTCAAAGGAAGATGATCTAATTTATTGCCCTGATGATCTGTGAGAAAGCGCATTTCGATAAAATCATCTGGTAGTATTACTGATCCTTCGACCAGAGAAAGAAAAGCCTTTTTTTCCATTTCTCTCAATCGCAACTCACGGTTAATTTTTACTTCAATTCTATGGAGAAAATCCTTGAAAAGACAAGTAAATCCGCTTTTTTCAGTATAATGACTCACATCAATTAATAAAGAAGCATAATCTTTTGCCATTATACGCATCCCTCCGAAGTACGCCATGAAGCGTTATCTCTATTATTTAACCACTTGCTTACCCATTGATCATCTCCTTCGCTATGTGCTTGCAAAAGATGAGAACTTCTTACAACACTTAAAGGAACACTCGCTATTCTTTGCCAATCTTCTCTTTTTTTCCCAGAAGATACTGCACAAGCTTGATTAAGATCTAGAAGCTGTGATACCGGATAATCAATACGGTATACATCCCGCTGATTATCCGATAAATACCAAATTGTTCTTCCTGTTTCTGGATCATAACTAATTAATTTCCAAGAACCATCATAGATATCCATTATTGCTACTTTCTTAAATTGTTTTCGATAAACCAAAAAGATCAGAAATCACTCCTATAGCTTTTTCATTCTTCACTTTGAGAGTTCCTTCTCCAATCAATACGCCTTTGTTAGCATCTCCAGTTTTAGCAATATTTTTATCTTCTTGAATGTTACGTAACCATAAAAATTCTAACATATTTGGATCAATCAAAAAGGCATTGCGTGCAGTTTCGGCATTGCTTGCCATAACACGATTAGGATGCACCATAACTTTCCCGAATGGTCCATCATATATATCTGCAGTTGCAACAATGGTATTGTTTTTACTGTTATCCGATACAGCATAGCGAAAAGACGCAACATTTGAATCCGACATAAATCGAACGAATTCACTTTTCACATATGGTGAAACGACAATATGACGAAAGTTAGCACCATTTTGATATCCTTCTTGCATGACCGCATCAAGGAGTTGTTTGGTAAAAGGTCTTTGTGCTCCATCTTTGGCTTTCTTAGTCATTCCGCTTGTAGGATCATATCCTCCGCTAGCACCACCTGTCCCCCTATTAACATTTGTTTTAATCCAACTACTCAAAGAAGCAAGTTTACGGGGAGATTTTTTTTCAGATTCCTGCGCACTCACAAGAGCAAATTCAACATCTTTACGAATTTCTAGGGCTTTTTTTAATTTTTGCTCCTTATATTTTAAAAGAGAACCCGTATCATCTATGGATTCTTGTGTTCCAGAAAGAATCCAACTTTTACGCATAATTTGGGTATAATTACCCATTCTTTCAGGAGTGGAAATTGATTCGAAACTATATTCATCTCCTTCTAATTGGGCATTAGGACCAGGAGATGAAAGATCATCAACAACCCATTCTGGATGAATTGACCGTGTGCTGCCCTTTTTAATCATCGAATAAATAGGGGTATCTTCTGGCGTAATACGTGACACAACATCAGATAAAGATTCCTTGTTGGTAGAAGAAGAAGTGCTAATGAATGTATTAGTAATTTCAGTCATAATATAAAATTATCCTTTAATGAGAGTGAAGTGATTAAAATTAATTGTTGTGAAAAGTATGAATGGTATGGGCATTATTGTAGAGAACTGACTAAATTGTGCGCGTAGGCTATTGAAAAAAGCATGGTTCATCGCCTAATGCTTCATTCAAATAATTTTGATATTGAACAGATGTATTTTACAAAAAAATTCTTTTTTTATACGAAATCGATGTCTAAAGCATCATAAAAAGATCCACTTTTCTGTAGTTTTTGTATAGCTCTTTGCTGTGATGTTATGCGATGATGATTGCAGCTTTTTTTTCTATTAGGAACACTGCTACCAGAAGGTTTGTGACGAATTTTACGGTAGACATCCTCGGATATTTTTTGAGATTGCAATCCTAATTGTGCGTAATGTGCCAGAACAAGTAAACGATGATCGATAATATTTTTCATTTCTTCTTCTTGAAAGCCAATCTTTTTTCCTATTTTAAATATATTTTGAAAGAAGGATTCCCGTTGTGCTGGATCTTTTGTTTGCGGAAAAATATTTTCTAACTGTTCATTTTCATTTTTTAGTTTTATTTCCACATGTTCCGCGTCTAATTCTTTGGCGATTTTGTCAGGATAGCGTCCTTCTTCAACGAAATGATTGATAATGTTCAAAGCCTGCTGTCGTAAATTGATAATATTCTGATAAGCAGATGGATCTGTTTGTGCCAAAGAAGGATGAGGATCAGCAGGCATATGATGATTGATTAGTTGTGCTAATGAATCTGCGCTATGTGCCAAAATTTTTGCTTGCTTTTGTACATAATTTTTTTGTTCTACAATATCTTGCTGTTTTGACAAATAATCTTGACGACGCCAATAACCATCTTTGAGTTCAGCAATGGTAATTTTTTCACCATCATCCAGATGAACTTCGTGTAAATCATTAATTTCTTGCAAATCTTCATCTGAATCTTGTGAAGTTGGTTCACAATCTAATTCTTGCTCTAATCCTTGCTGTTGTGCAATATTTTCATGTTCAGTATCTTCATCTTTATCTTGTTTTTGTAGATGATTAGCAGATTTATTGGTCATCTGCTGATTTGTATTATTGTACTGTGCATATTGTGTATTCACACCGTTACCCAATATTTGTTGCGGTTGATTGGTGGCAGATTCTAGAGCAGAAAACGAATCGTCTGATGTAATCATAGGATGACACTCCTTTTAAAAAAGATTGATTCTAAATAAAAATATGATGAGAACTCATACCCGCAGGCATGATTTAAAAATATACAATAACCACTGATGCGTTTTTTCTTACAAACCGATTTACAGCTGTACCTATTTTTGCAATCTTTCTTTTTCTTTAAGAAGATATTCCGCCTCTATTTGTTGGCTTTTAAGGCTGATTTCAGCTTGTATTTTAGCACGCTTGAGCTCCATATCGGCTTGCAATCGTGCATAAGATAGAAATTGTTCAAATTGTAATCGCTGTATATGTTCATTCATCGGATCAGCTGTTAAATGATCACTGACATCTGGTCTTGTAAAATATTCGTTTACATTTTGAACCCCAATCGATTCAGCCAGACGTGCAATGCCGTTATATAAATTGGTAGAAGACACAAAAGGATTATTAATACCAAATGTTGCAAGAATTTCTTTTTGAAGACCCAAAAGATGAGAAATCATCATAGTATCTTTTTCACGACTTCCCGATCCTAAGCCAATATTTACTTTAGCATCCATATCTGCATTCCAATGTCTTGGATCAAATGAAATCCATTGGTCTCGCAATCTCACCATGCGCACTTTATCTTGATGTTGAATAATCAAGCGTAATAATCCTCGAAAAAGACGCTCTAATCCTTGAGCTAATGTACGCACAATCAGCTCTACTTGCCCTACACCACTTTGCTCAATCAAAGAAGTCGCCGTAGCCGTCATATTTTGTAATATTTCTGGAGAAAGACCCGAAGAGATATCAGAAATACCGGTACGATCAACCAATTCTTGGTCCAAATAGTGCAACATCGAAAAAGACTTGTCAGCGATCATCGGCACACTATGAATTCCTAATACACTGCGAATATCCATTCCTGATACAACACGAATGGGCTTGCCGAATTGTGGATTTAATACACTTTCTGGATCCACAATTGATCCTTCTTGGACAATTGTTTGCGGTTGATTTTGCCAATAAAGATTATCTAGTGTTTGACGCAATAAAACAGTTTTGATTTTTTGAATTTCAATAATAGAGGATGCTAAACTTTCTCCTACAAAACAATGAGGCGCCCGTATAGCGCGCAAACATGTAAAAGGCAATTCATCCCATTCTTCATTAACGAGAATATTGTCTTTTCCTGTTCCCCCAACCATTACAACACGACGTAATTCAGCGATTCCATCGTTATCATAGTCAAGTGTGACATATAATTCATAATATTCAATCATCTCCAAAGCGGTATCAGAATGATGATATTTTGAAAGTTGCCATGAATTTTCATTACCTTGCGAAGATGCTACTTGTAATTGATTAATATATTTACGATCATATCCCATAGAAATGAGATCAGAACGTGTAAGGTATAATTTACGTCCAACAATCGGACTTTTTTCAATATCGGTTGCATCAGGATGAATGAGAAATTCATCAGGTGGCACAGCGTCAACACATACTTTACCTTGAGAGTATTTTCGACGAATACGAATATCGTGAATGATCTCTTCCCGATCTTTTCTTTGAGTATGTTCCAGCACTTCAACCTCAGGATCACTAATCAAGAGAACGAAGGACTGTTCATCTAATCCCGTATGTAAGCTTGTTGCACATTTTTCTTGTAACTCATAGCGCCACGTTAAAATACCAACACCAGATAATAACGCGTCATAGATAGAATCTTCCACAGAATCTCGTCCTTTTGATTCTGGAAAAATGATCTGATTGACATAATCACTTGCAGCAATAGCCATTTCTTCATCCCCTTGCCGAACAGGACAATATTCGACAAACTTATGTCCAGAAAGAAGAACGCGACAAATAGAAGGCATAATTTTGCGAATTGCAGCCCGCAAATCACACGAGACGACCGAAGAATGTCCCACTACAGAGGGAACATCACGCATAATTCCGTTATAATACTCTTGCGAATAAATATACGCATGTTGCCTCTCTGCTAGCGTCTCTTCTGCATCTGCAATCAAACGTGATATTTTATGTGAAAAATTTGTTTTTAGATCATCAGTCATCATTGAATATGAACTTCTTATTTTAATAATGAAATGGAAAAAATAGTTTTAAAACTACAATGAAAATAAATGTATTTTTGTATTAAAGACTCAAAAATATAAGATGTGCATTTTTCATATTGACGATATCAAAAGGATATATTAAGCCGCATACTATACTCAGGAGTAAATATTTTTTAATTCTAGCGATGGCATTACATCAAATGTTTTTGACAATATGGATCATATAACTTTTCTTGGAGTATATTTCCATGAAGAGCATACAGGCCTAGAAACAGAAAAACGTTTCATCATTAAACCATAACGACTTGCACAAATCAGATCTTCTTTTTCTTTGATGATTCGTCCTTCGCGACGATGATATTGACGAAATTCATCCAACCATTCTTGACAATCGCTAAATACTTTCCAGCGCCCCGATCGCATACGATCCAATATATCAGAAACTCCTGCCTCAACGCCATTGCTACCATCATCAAATGTTGCACATTCTGGCAACATTTTCATTCCTTGTTGGCGATATTGAACAGCTAATTGTTCACCCGAACCTTTATCATGTTGCAATCCATCATGTGGCCAAGCCCAAGGCAACCATTTCCCCCAAGACTTCAATACGGCAGCATGGAAGAGAGGAGTTTGTTCTCGACATCGATAATTTTTAACAACATAGATCACATCTGAATCACGATTCCACGCAAGCTGCACCGCAGCAAAAGGATGATGCCATCCAAAATCCATCCCTCCTATTTGTGACCAATGTTCGGGAATATCGAAAGAAGTGATGACAATATCTTGTTCTAAAATAGGAAAAATACGTCCTGATCCCAACACGGGTTCTCCTTTTGTTCGCGCTTCTCTCTCATGAAGCGGATAACTATTGATAATCCGTATCCTTTCTTTTGCAGTATAATGCGGTGTTTCTTCCAAAGTCATGCGGATCACCTGTCGGTCTGGAGAGGAAGAAGAAAGATAATGTTCAACAATATTCGACCGCCCCTTTAAAGGAGTTAAAGTAAGAGCAACCAAACCTTGTGTTGCATTAATTCTGGTCAATCCCTCAAAATATACATCTTCAGGAGGCTCTTCATCAAACCATACATAATCTACGGTATTAGATTGCCATTTTTCCCTGCCCTGCTCATAAGCTTTCAATAACAAAACAGATGTTCCACCTGAAACATGTTTGATCGTGACAGTAGTATATGCTCCTGCAACATTGAAACGACGTGTCATATTAACGATTGTATGCGCTGGAATCATACCACTTCCTTGCCGATCTAAAGACATTGGCTCCCCTAACAAAAGACGTTGAATACCATCACGCGTTAATTCATATGATACAGATCCCGCCACCATAACGATTGGCTTAACAAAGCGATGTCCTAACCACCATGGTGGATAAAAACCCGTCAAGTGTATTGCTGCTTCAGCAGCCCCTGCCAGCGTCTTTCCAAGTTGATTTCCAGCCATAAAAAGACGTTCTCGTGCTATTTTTCCCAATTGATGGAATAATTTTTGCTGTTCATAAGGGTGATAAAAATCAAGACGACGAAATTCACGTTGTTTTTTTAACTTTTGTAGGACAGACATCTTGATTCTTAGAATCTGTGACAAGCTGTAATTCTTTTTCGAGAGATCGAATGATTTCACATAATTGTTCAT includes:
- a CDS encoding DUF5309 domain-containing protein, with protein sequence MTEITNTFISTSSSTNKESLSDVVSRITPEDTPIYSMIKKGSTRSIHPEWVVDDLSSPGPNAQLEGDEYSFESISTPERMGNYTQIMRKSWILSGTQESIDDTGSLLKYKEQKLKKALEIRKDVEFALVSAQESEKKSPRKLASLSSWIKTNVNRGTGGASGGYDPTSGMTKKAKDGAQRPFTKQLLDAVMQEGYQNGANFRHIVVSPYVKSEFVRFMSDSNVASFRYAVSDNSKNNTIVATADIYDGPFGKVMVHPNRVMASNAETARNAFLIDPNMLEFLWLRNIQEDKNIAKTGDANKGVLIGEGTLKVKNEKAIGVISDLFGLSKTI
- a CDS encoding phage adaptor protein; this encodes MAKDYASLLIDVSHYTEKSGFTCLFKDFLHRIEVKINRELRLREMEKKAFLSLVEGSVILPDDFIEMRFLTDHQGNKLDHLPLSISLQKNKGYIITADSICVSPPSSEDVVLYYYACIPPLTDNNPINWLLQRSPDLYLYGLIEEVALWEQKIDKASTAGALFQESIKRLQKNDIRSRWADTSLNRGKLTP
- a CDS encoding portal protein — its product is MMTDDLKTNFSHKISRLIADAEETLAERQHAYIYSQEYYNGIMRDVPSVVGHSSVVSCDLRAAIRKIMPSICRVLLSGHKFVEYCPVRQGDEEMAIAASDYVNQIIFPESKGRDSVEDSIYDALLSGVGILTWRYELQEKCATSLHTGLDEQSFVLLISDPEVEVLEHTQRKDREEIIHDIRIRRKYSQGKVCVDAVPPDEFLIHPDATDIEKSPIVGRKLYLTRSDLISMGYDRKYINQLQVASSQGNENSWQLSKYHHSDTALEMIEYYELYVTLDYDNDGIAELRRVVMVGGTGKDNILVNEEWDELPFTCLRAIRAPHCFVGESLASSIIEIQKIKTVLLRQTLDNLYWQNQPQTIVQEGSIVDPESVLNPQFGKPIRVVSGMDIRSVLGIHSVPMIADKSFSMLHYLDQELVDRTGISDISSGLSPEILQNMTATATSLIEQSGVGQVELIVRTLAQGLERLFRGLLRLIIQHQDKVRMVRLRDQWISFDPRHWNADMDAKVNIGLGSGSREKDTMMISHLLGLQKEILATFGINNPFVSSTNLYNGIARLAESIGVQNVNEYFTRPDVSDHLTADPMNEHIQRLQFEQFLSYARLQADMELKRAKIQAEISLKSQQIEAEYLLKEKERLQK
- a CDS encoding terminase large subunit domain-containing protein, which produces MSVLQKLKKQREFRRLDFYHPYEQQKLFHQLGKIARERLFMAGNQLGKTLAGAAEAAIHLTGFYPPWWLGHRFVKPIVMVAGSVSYELTRDGIQRLLLGEPMSLDRQGSGMIPAHTIVNMTRRFNVAGAYTTVTIKHVSGGTSVLLLKAYEQGREKWQSNTVDYVWFDEEPPEDVYFEGLTRINATQGLVALTLTPLKGRSNIVEHYLSSSSPDRQVIRMTLEETPHYTAKERIRIINSYPLHEREARTKGEPVLGSGRIFPILEQDIVITSFDIPEHWSQIGGMDFGWHHPFAAVQLAWNRDSDVIYVVKNYRCREQTPLFHAAVLKSWGKWLPWAWPHDGLQHDKGSGEQLAVQYRQQGMKMLPECATFDDGSNGVEAGVSDILDRMRSGRWKVFSDCQEWLDEFRQYHRREGRIIKEKEDLICASRYGLMMKRFSVSRPVCSSWKYTPRKVI